The window GGTGGGTGCCGTCGGGGCTGTAGCTGATCGCGGTCACCGCGCCGTTGTGGCCGGTGAGGGTGCGGGCTTCGCCGGTGGCCGGGTCCCATATGCGGATCGTCTGGTCTTCGCTTGCGCCGGCCAGGTGAGTGCCGTCGGGGTTGTAAGCGATCGCGGTCACCGCACGGGTGTGCTCGCTGAAGGTCCGGATCTTGCCGGTTCTCAGGTCCCGGACGAGGATCGTCCCGTCCTCGCTTGCGCTGGCCAGGCGGGTGCCGTCGGGGCTGTAGGCGATCGCGGTCACCGCACGGGTGTGGCCGCTGAGGGTACGGGATCTTCCGGTCCCCAGCTCCCAGATCCGGATCGTCGTGTCCTTTCCGGCGGCGGCCAGGTGAGTGCCGCCGGGGTTGTAGGCAATCGTGGTCACGTCGTCGGTGTGGCCGGTGAGACTGCGGGATTCGCCGGTTCGAAGATTCCAGACTCGGACCCTCGTGTCCGAGTCGGTGCCGGCCAGGTGCATGCCGTCGGGGCTGTAGGCGACTGCGGACACGTCGCCGGCGTCATCGGTGAGGATCTGGGCGAGGGGCCGGGCGACGACGTCGTGCAGGCTGTCGGCGGCCTCGCTGGTGGGGCTGGTCCGGTAGGCCTGCACGGCGAGCAGGCCGGCGATGTCCGGGTTGGTGGACAGCAGTGTCGCCGATCGTGCGGCCAGTTGCCGGGACAGCCAGACCTGCTCGGCCCGGAGGGCGGCGTTCGTGGCGGCGAGCGCGGCGTTGCGCGCGGAGACCGCACTGCGCCACTGCCAGACCGTGGCGCCCGCCAGGACCAGGACGAAGACGATCAGGCCGGCCAGGGTGCCGGTCAGCCAGCGGGTCAGACGGACCCTGACTTGGTGCCGGTCCTGGCTGGCCCGCAGGAAGGCGGCCACCTCGGGCGGCAGCCGCCGCTGGGTCGCCCACTCGTGGCCCTTGTCGAGATCGTGGCCTCGCAGCAGGTCGGCCGGGTGTCTGCGTTCGGCCCACTGGTGGCGTCTCTCCTCGGCCCGGTGCAGCCATCGTTGGTAGGCGGTGTCCTGCTCGGCCCAGGTACGCAGCGTGTACCAGCGGTCGATCAATGCGTCGTGGGCCAGTTCGGCGACCGGCTCGGGGGTGGACTCCGGGCAGCCGGCCACCACGATCCGGCCGGCGATCAGGGCGTCGAGGACCCGGCCGCAGTCACCGTCGCCCTGGAGCAGATCCGAGATGCGGCGCCGGCGGCGTACGGCCGGGATGTTGTGTTCCGGGTCGGCGGGCCGGACGAGCATGGTCAGCAGTGAGCGCGTGACCGGCTCCGGCAGGCCGCTGATCACCTGGTCGCACCAGCTGGTGATGCTGCCGCTCAAACCGCCGAACCCGTCATAGGCCTGGCGGGTCAGCAGCCCGTCGGACTGGTTCTCCCACAGCTGTTCGAGGGTCACCTCAAGCAGCGGCAGCACGGTGGTGGCGGCCCGGTCCCGGCCGTCGAGCACGTCGTCGATGATCCGTTCGGCCAGGCCGTCCTGCAGGCAGGCGCGGGCCGATGCGGCCGGGGCGACGATGATGTCGTGCAGCTCGTCACGGTCGAGCGTGGCCGGAACGTTGATGATCCGCGGCTTGAGGTGATCGGGCCGCGACGTGCCGAGCAGGCTGGGTGCCTCGGCGGCCAGCCGGGCGTAGAAGTCGTCGCGCATCACCAGCAGCACGGTGCGTCCCGGCCGTCCGATCGTGGTGATCTGTTCGGCCAGGGCCGCGGCGGCCCCAGGTTCGGCGAGGGTCTCCTCGAACTGGTCGACCACCAGCAGGTCGTGGCCGGTCGGTAGCGGCGGGGCGGGGCGTACCACCTCGATCGACCACTGCTTGCTGCCGGGCAGGTGCCCGGCGGCCAGGGCGGGCAGGACCCCGGCCCGGATCAGTGACGACTTGCCGGAGCCCGAGGGTCCGAGCAGCAGGACCAGGGCCGGGCGGTCGGCGAGCGCGTCGAGTACGGTGCGCACGGCCCGGTCCCGGCCGTGGAACAGGCCGGCGTCGCCGGTGCCGAACGGCTCGATGCCCCGGTACGGGCAGGTGTCGGCGACGGTGAGCGCGGGCCACGCCGCGCGCAGGGCCATCGTGGAGATCGCGTAGCCGATGCCGGTGCCCCGGTCGAGGCGGTCCGGGCGGGTCACCGCGGTGACCATGCCGATCACCGCCTCGACCGTGTCGTCCCACACCGGCCCGCCGCTGAAGCCTTCGGTCAGGTCGTTGGCGCCGGTCAGTTGGAGCAGTGACGGGCGTAGCAGGTCACCGGCCTGCCCGTAGCCGAAGTGACCGTCCGAGCCGGCCTGGGCCGGGAAACCGAACGACCGCACCGGGTTACCGCGGCGCCCGACGGAACCTGCCAGTTGCAGCGGCCGCAGCCCGTCCGGCACCCGGTCGAGGCTGATCAGGGCGATGTCCTGTCCGTCGGACGGCTGCCAGCCTTCGGCCAGGACCCGTCCCACCACCTCCGGGGCGCCACCGGCGTGCGGGAAGCGGACCAGGACCGGATCGCCGATACCGCTGTCGGCGGCTTCCACCACATGTGCACAGGTGACCAGGACGCAGTCGCCGACCAGGAAACCGGCACCGGCCACGGCGCCCTGCGGGCCGAGGACCTGAGCCACCGAACCGGCCCAAGCGCTCATCCGAGGCGCTCGACGGTTGTGGCCTCGTCCACCGTTGGAGTGTCCAGCCCGTCCCGGCGCCATCTCATCTTGACCTTGAGATTGCCGTTCAGGGCGGTCCGGGTGATCACCACCCCGGCCTGGGCCGACAAGGCGATGCCGAACTCGATCTCCACCTCGTCCGGCCGGGCCCGGCTGAGCTGGGCCAGTAGCGCTTCGGACATCTCGGAGACCGGCTGCAACGCCTCCTGCAGAGTCGCCGACACCTCCCGGACCCGGTCGCCCAGCCGCCCGGCCTTGACCGGCCCCTCGTCACCGGGCTCAGCGGACTCGACAAGCACCTCACCGCCACCAGCCAGCCGAATTCGAGTCAGCTCAGCCACCGGGGTCTCCTTACGCGCAAATGGAGTGATTCGTCCGTTCCAGTGTGATCGGAACGCGGCCCGCGGAATGGCACATCGGTGTCACGACAACCCGAACCGGGTCAGCCGAACGGGCCCGGCATCGCGCTGCCGGGCCCGTCCTCTTCCCCCTCTACCTGCGGTAGTGCTTCAGGAACAGCGCCTCGGCGTGGGCCAGGCGGGCGATCTCACCCGGGTCGACGCTCTCGTTCGGAGCGTGGATCGCGGCCAGCGGCTCCTCGACTCCGATCAGGATGATCTCGGCCTCCGGGTAGGTGGCGGCGAACACGTTGCACAGCGGGATCGAGCCGCCCTGACCGAGGGTGGCCATGTCCCGGCCGAACGCCTCCCGCATCGCCGACTCCAGCGTGCGGTAGGCCGGGCCGCCGGTGCGGGCCTCGAACGGCTGGCCCAGGGCCTCCGGTTCGACGCTCACCCGTACGCCCCAGGGCGCCGCCGCGTGCAGGTGCGCGATCAGCGCGTCCTGGGCCTTGGCGGCGTCGGTGCCCGGTGGCACCCGCAGGTTGAGCCGGGCCCGGGCGTGCGGCTGGATCGCCGCCGCCGAGCCGACCACCGGCGGGCAGTCGATGCCGAGCACGGTGACGGCGGGCCGCGCCCACACCATGTCGGACACCGTGCCGTCGCCGAGTAGGGCCACCCCGTCGCGTAGCCCGGCGTCGGAGCGGAACTGCTCGGCCGGGTAGGGAGCCCCGCTCCACGTCTGACCGCTGTCCAGCCCGGTGATCGTGGTGTTGCCGACCCGGTCCCGCAGCGACGACAGGATCTGGATCAGCGCGGCCAGCGCGTCCGGGGCGGGGCCGCCGAACATGCCGGAATGGACCTCGCCGGCCAGTGCGTCGACGGTCACCACCACGTTGGCCAGCCCGCGTAGCGTCACCGTGGCGGCCGGCACCCCGACCGCCGCGTTGCCGGTGTCGCAGACCAGGATCGCGTCGGCGGCCAGCAGGTCCGGGTGGCGTTCGACGAAGTCCTCCAGACCGCCGGTGCCCTGTTCCTCGGAGCCCTCCACGATCAGTTTCAGATTGACGCCGACGTCGTCGCCCAGGGCCCGCAGCGCGGTCAGGTGCATGACGATGTTGCCCTTGCAGTCGGCGGCGCCCCGGCCGTACCAGCGTCCGTTCACCTCGGTGAGGGTGAACGGCGGGGTGTGCCAGGCCGCCTCGTCCAGCGGTGGCTGCACGTCGTAGTGGGCGTACAGCAGCACGGTCGGCGCGTCCGGGTCACCGGAGCGGCGTTGCCCGTACACCGCCTGACTGCCGTCGCTGGTCTCGTGCAGGGCCAGATCGGTGAAGCCGGCCTCGGCGAAGCGGTCCACCACCCAGTTCGCCGCCTTCACGCACTCCTCGGGCGGGAACTGCCGGGGGTCGGCCACCGACGGGATCGCCACCAGCTCGGCCAGGTCGGTGCGGGCCCGGCCCATCAGCGCGGCGACGTCCTCGCGCAGCCCCATCAGGCCGCGTCCTCGAGTTTGAGGTCGTCGACGACCTTCTGGAACGATTCGAGGTACGTCGGGCAGTACACCTTGATGATCAGCAGCTGGCCCTGGACCACCCGTTTGTCGGCGATCACCGGCCGCTGGCCGGGCCCGCCCGCCCCGTTGCTGATCATGCCGTAGAGGATGCCCCGGCGCA of the Actinoplanes sichuanensis genome contains:
- a CDS encoding nSTAND1 domain-containing NTPase, which codes for MSAWAGSVAQVLGPQGAVAGAGFLVGDCVLVTCAHVVEAADSGIGDPVLVRFPHAGGAPEVVGRVLAEGWQPSDGQDIALISLDRVPDGLRPLQLAGSVGRRGNPVRSFGFPAQAGSDGHFGYGQAGDLLRPSLLQLTGANDLTEGFSGGPVWDDTVEAVIGMVTAVTRPDRLDRGTGIGYAISTMALRAAWPALTVADTCPYRGIEPFGTGDAGLFHGRDRAVRTVLDALADRPALVLLLGPSGSGKSSLIRAGVLPALAAGHLPGSKQWSIEVVRPAPPLPTGHDLLVVDQFEETLAEPGAAAALAEQITTIGRPGRTVLLVMRDDFYARLAAEAPSLLGTSRPDHLKPRIINVPATLDRDELHDIIVAPAASARACLQDGLAERIIDDVLDGRDRAATTVLPLLEVTLEQLWENQSDGLLTRQAYDGFGGLSGSITSWCDQVISGLPEPVTRSLLTMLVRPADPEHNIPAVRRRRRISDLLQGDGDCGRVLDALIAGRIVVAGCPESTPEPVAELAHDALIDRWYTLRTWAEQDTAYQRWLHRAEERRHQWAERRHPADLLRGHDLDKGHEWATQRRLPPEVAAFLRASQDRHQVRVRLTRWLTGTLAGLIVFVLVLAGATVWQWRSAVSARNAALAATNAALRAEQVWLSRQLAARSATLLSTNPDIAGLLAVQAYRTSPTSEAADSLHDVVARPLAQILTDDAGDVSAVAYSPDGMHLAGTDSDTRVRVWNLRTGESRSLTGHTDDVTTIAYNPGGTHLAAAGKDTTIRIWELGTGRSRTLSGHTRAVTAIAYSPDGTRLASASEDGTILVRDLRTGKIRTFSEHTRAVTAIAYNPDGTHLAGASEDQTIRIWDPATGEARTLTGHNGAVTAISYSPDGTHLASAGKDETILVRDLRTGRTRALSGHTRAVTAIAYSPDGTHLASASEDQTIRIWDPATGEARTLTGHNATVAALSYHPDGTHLASGGYDQTVRVWDLTTGASPTLNGHAGAVTAVAYRRGGGLTGAGEDGTVRLWDRVDSRPRILTGHRGRVTAMAYHPDGTRLASAGEDRTIRLWNTTTGRYRVLAGHASTVLAVAYSPKGTELASTGYDQAVRIQDPDTGESRIFKSGTGWVSAVAFSPDGKLLAGALADKTVRLWNVDTGESRTLTGHTGWVSAVAFSPDGEHLASAGWDTTVRVWDLATGRSRVLRGHDDIVTAVAYSPDGTHVASAGWDTNLLVWDLATGMARALTGHADAVTAIAYSPDGRDLASASKDETVRVWSGAGMTPPEMAGLICERLGRDLTPTERAEYLHPGDDGDPVCSRPR
- a CDS encoding CU044_2847 family protein, whose product is MAELTRIRLAGGGEVLVESAEPGDEGPVKAGRLGDRVREVSATLQEALQPVSEMSEALLAQLSRARPDEVEIEFGIALSAQAGVVITRTALNGNLKVKMRWRRDGLDTPTVDEATTVERLG
- a CDS encoding dipeptidase; the encoded protein is MGLREDVAALMGRARTDLAELVAIPSVADPRQFPPEECVKAANWVVDRFAEAGFTDLALHETSDGSQAVYGQRRSGDPDAPTVLLYAHYDVQPPLDEAAWHTPPFTLTEVNGRWYGRGAADCKGNIVMHLTALRALGDDVGVNLKLIVEGSEEQGTGGLEDFVERHPDLLAADAILVCDTGNAAVGVPAATVTLRGLANVVVTVDALAGEVHSGMFGGPAPDALAALIQILSSLRDRVGNTTITGLDSGQTWSGAPYPAEQFRSDAGLRDGVALLGDGTVSDMVWARPAVTVLGIDCPPVVGSAAAIQPHARARLNLRVPPGTDAAKAQDALIAHLHAAAPWGVRVSVEPEALGQPFEARTGGPAYRTLESAMREAFGRDMATLGQGGSIPLCNVFAATYPEAEIILIGVEEPLAAIHAPNESVDPGEIARLAHAEALFLKHYRR